From Toxorhynchites rutilus septentrionalis strain SRP chromosome 2, ASM2978413v1, whole genome shotgun sequence, a single genomic window includes:
- the LOC129771460 gene encoding protein MMS22-like has translation MFECKNPVIEVSCFVGDDVRQLVEVEHYVKCYSFPVAVKEDSPVQLFGIDFYYLDEELLQTLVYAARGNIGKLTVAEVRRELGDSECRRRRTEITRFLRIILDQSKNFPLCKLQEILAITQACLPPLVDIVEDFGLVPVKEMTLVSYEYFHAVLDWRWLGLLISFEIQKHEQTETKFDQSYEEMLASLVELALWKYSKTNRKELVTERQFYCPCIKQMWIGIMAISSYRNISSFWTDLQNTLERIQKGNRDASSKQKKRFGAVSIQANDIIFQTWLINGLASLYQYRLLDEVTFKEKPVIATPEDYTVLEKAIKELIQRDQSEEQTRIVLLLIKPIYTQWWQIKHELIVSLWDYFGKRLNSPFHVPSESLSNLACISRSPTDFIEKARYQASQEAFDSLSLQTSSFKCYIILLAFTLRHYSKNAQKTKVQILFNRTIFRITPPKLEQMTEQAIYNFSLLMMTMMEATTYQDDYPRLAKQLFQIKYDCSNQTVTVSSAIQRITTIVLANMALIIVFKEKGFDKSSHLRIFLQNVNEALRVYGERLQPALNVLAEGMRLVYDQAVAKGSLDEGDETFLGDWLEPYLKVCSASERDALLECLCRVVESIDRKKNLNEKAHVRILRPMYTHVLPYIKDAFAKDTATTLLIAELAVRFTLYSTGQSYAPNFLTLFNFFVDNTNANVQLRLHFVKLIVASDRIGEIEEKLLLRIWLKFSLLVGRDSEMRDFSQFVCRMGEFRSLCEVPEYDLCDGDEEPIGLFFKFVGKKCKEYEAIDIRAQQEMAIRIHALFQHFDRWVTTPNVAMLKKIMAVLALALKECGPIVYIKTNPTCLYHIAFHQYFLPLAVLADRNVPNEMILAMVRVWHKIMEALGSMNYTNDPLISDHASNMMVKWAIQFMKHKDIKDAVRPFITFFSSQNEAFVAFAFNRFLFWFVELRASCPKVNSDTGMTILLHLLSTLHRTEDNGKIALFIRLMASVIMDHALMAPESSASKAIANDIVMKMLECSRNNSNLVNLELKSCLAGFTRKHLPMETAQYFRFMYKLADKNPTFIKSIIPTIREDLSETERLRGVGEDKHLRRLLMQLEGAVEASLNRQNK, from the exons ATGTTCGAATGTAAAAATCCAGTAATTGAAGTATCGTGTTTTGTGGGCGATGATGTACGCCAGCTGGTGGAGGTCGAACATTACGTGAAGTGCTATTCGTTTCCTGTAGCAGTAAAGGAAGATTCGCCAGTGCAGCTGTTCGGTATCGACTTTTACTATTTGGACGAGGAATTACTACAGACTCTAGTGTATGCAGCGCGGGGCAATATTGGAAAACTAACAGTAGCAGAAGTTAGGCGCGAGCTTGGGGACTCAGAATGCCGGCGGAGGCGAACGGAAATTACTCGATTCTTGAGGATCATCTTAGATCAATCGAAAAATTTTCCGTTATGTAAATTGCAGGAGATTCTAGCAATAACACAGGCCTGTTTGCCGCCGTTGGTCGATATTGTAGAGGATTTCGGGCTGGTCCCCGTAAAAGAAATGACCCTTGTGTCCTATGAGTATTTTCATGCCGTGTTGGATTGGCGATGGCTTGGATTACTGATAAGCTTTGAGATTCAGAAACACGAACAAACGGAGACAAAATTCGATCAATCATATGAGGAAATGTTGGCAAGTCTAGTTGAGTTGGCATTATGGAAATACAGCAAAACTAACAGAAAGGAGTTAGTAACGGAGCGTCAATTTTATTGTCCATGCATAAAACAAATGTGGATCGGAATAATGGCAATATCTagttatagaaacatttctagtTTTTGGactgatttacaaaatacgctggagaggatacaaaaAGGCAATCGAGACGCATCTAGCAAACAGAAAAAACGTTTTGGAGCAGTTTCAATTCAAGCGaatgatattatttttcaaacatgGTTAATCAACGGACTTGCATCATTGTATCAATATCGATTACTTGATGAGGTCACATTTAAAGAGAAACCGGTAATCGCTACTCCTGAAGATTATACTGTGCTGGAGAAGGCAATCAAGGAGCTCATACAGAGAGATCAATCGGAAGAACAAACCAGAATAGTTCTGCTTTTAATCAAACCGATTTACACACAATGGTGGCAAATCAAACATGAATTGATTGTTTCTCTCTGGGACTATTTCGGTAAACGCCTTAATTCACCGTTCCATGTGCCATCTGAGTCCCTCAGTAATCTTGCTTGCATTAGTCGGTCTCCAACAGATTTCATCGAAAAGGCTCGCTATCAAGCCAGTCAAGAGGCATTTGATAGTCTAAGTTTACAAACATCCAGTTTCAAATGTTACATTATTTTGCTTGCCTTCACTCTGCGCCATTATTCGAAGAACGCCCAAAAAACTAAGGTTCAGATTCTGTTTAATCGCACAATTTTCAGAATCACCCCACCTAAGTTGGAACAAATGACTGAGCAAGCAATTTATAATTTCTCACTTCTCATGATGACCATGATGGAAGCGACAACTTACCAAGACGACTATCCGCGTCTAGCGAAACAATTGTTCCAGATTAAATATGACTGCTCGAACCAGACGGTAACAGTGAGTTCCGCGATTCAACGCATAACGACCATCGTTTTGGCAAATATGGCACTTATAATTGTGTTCAAAGAGAAGGGTTTCGACAAATCGAGCCACTTGCGGATCTTCTTGCAAAACGTGAACGAAGCTCTACGGGTTTACGGTGAGCGGTTACAACCCGCGCTGAATGTGTTGGCCGAAGGAATGCGTCTTGTGTACGACCAAGCTGTGGCGAAGGGCTCATTGGATGAAGGAGACGAAACATTCCTAGGGGACTGGTTAGAGCCGTACCTGAAAGTTTGCTCTGCGAGCGAGCGTGATGCGCTATTGGAAT GTCTCTGCCGGGTTGTGGAAAGCATTGACCGAAAGAAGAATCTCAACGAAAAAGCCCACGTAAGGATTCTGCGGCCAATGTACACCCATGTGCTTCCCTACATCAAGGATGCGTTCGCTAAAGATACAGCCACAACGCTTCTCATCGCAGAACTGGCCGTTCGTTTTACGCTGTATTCCACAGGCCAGTCATATGCACCCAACTTTCTAACGCTGTTCAACTTTTTCGTGGATAATACCAACGCAAACGTGCAACTGCGTCTGCATTTTGTCAAGTTGATAGTTGCTAGCGATCGGATAGGTGAAATTGAGGAaaagctgctgctgcgaatTTGGTTAAAATTTTCACTATTGGTTGGACGAGATTCAGAGATGCGAGATTTCTCGCAATTCGTCTGTCGGATGGGCGAATTTCGATCTCTATGTGAGGTGCCGGAATATGATCTGTGTGACGGAGATGAGGAAccgattggattatttttcaaattcgtCGGCAAGAAGTGCAAGGAATACGAAGCAATTGATATTCGTGCCCAGCAGGAAATGGCCATTAGGATACATGCGTTGTTCCAGCATTTCGACAGATGGGTAACAACCCCCAATGTAGCtatgctgaaaaaaattatggcaGTGCTCGCGTTAGCTCTGAAAGAATGCGGTCCAATTGTTTACATAAAGACTAACCCGACATGTCTGTACCACATAGCGTTTCATCAATACTTCTTACCTCTTGCCGTACTCGCGGATAGGAAtgtcccaaatgaaatgattttagCTATGGTAAGAGTTTGGCACAAGATAATGGAAGCGTTGGGTTCGATGAATTATACCAACGATCCTTTGATCAGTGATCATGCATCAAATATGATGGTCAAATGGGCTATTCAATTCATGAAACACAAGGACATAAAGGATGCTGTAAGACCGTTCATTACGTTTTTCTCATCGCAAAACGAAGCTTTTGTCGCATTTGCGTTTAACAGATTCTTATTTTGGTTTGTTGAGCTACGAGCATCCTGCCCGAAAGTAAATTCTGATACCGGCATGACCATTCTGTTACATTTGCTAAGTACTCTTCATAGAACCGAAGATAACGGAAAAATCGCATTATTTATTCGGTTGATGGCATCTGTTATAATGGATCACGCCTTGATGGCTCCGGAATCAAGTGCAAGCAAAGCTATTGCGAATGATATAGTGATGAAAATGCTCGAATGCTCCCGCAATAATTCCAATCTTGTCAATTTGGAGCTCAAGTCTTGCCTAGCCGGATTCACCAGGAAACATCTACCAATGGAAACGGCTCAGTATTTCCGTTTCATGTACAAGCTAGCCGACAAAAATCCAACGTTCATCAAATCAATTATACCAACGATACGCGAGGATTTGTCGGAAACAGAAAGATTGCGAGGAGTAGGAGAAGACAAACACTTGCGACGTTTGCTGATGCAGCTAGAAGGAGCGGTGGAAGCTAGTTTGAATAGGCAGAATAAATGA